The sequence below is a genomic window from Halosolutus gelatinilyticus.
GGCCGGAGGCCGGCCGCAAGGGGATGGAAGAAAACGAGAGGATCGTCCGGACGGTCCGCGACGCGGTCGGCGACGAACTCGAAATCGCCGGCGACGCCTACATGGGCTGGAGCGTCAAGTACGCCAAGAGGATGGTCGAGCGTCTGGAGCCCTACGATATGGCGTGGGTCGAGGAGCCGGTCATCCCCGACGACATCGACGGCTACGCAGAAGTCCGCGAGGCGGCGCCGATGCCGATCTCCGGCGGCGAACACGAGTTCACCCGCTGGGGCCACAAGGAACTGCTCGAACGGGAGGCCGTCGACATCCTGCAGCCTGACGTCCACCGCTGTGGCGGCCTGACCGAACTCCTGAAGATCGACGCGATGGCCAGCGCCCACGACGTTCCGGTGATCCCGCACACTGGAACGAACCCGCACCTACACTTCATCGCGGCGTCGACGAACTCGCCGATGGCCGAGTACTTCCCGATCCCCGAGTGGTACAGGGAGCGCCAGGCCGAGCAGGACAAGGACTCGACGTACGCGGACGCCATCTACCAGAACCCGCCGAACGCCGAGAACGGCACACTCCAGCTGCCCGAGGGCGTGGGCCTGAGTGCCGAACTCAACCAGGATGCCCTGGATCATTTCGCCGTCGAATAACCATGCCGGAGATTAGCTTCGAGTATAACATCCCCGTCTTCGCGGGTGCTCCCGATCCGGGCGACGACGAGCCGGTGCACCGGGATACGCCCGCGTACGAGGCGCTGGACTGGGAGACGACCCGAGCGGGGATCGAGAAGGCCGAGGAACTCGGCTTCGACGCCGTCTGGGCTCCCGATCACCTCATGCTCGGTCGCGACTACGCCGAGTACGAGTGTTGGACGCTGTTGTCGGCGATCGCCGGCTTCACGGACGATATCAACGTCGGTTCGCTCGTCCTCTGTAACGACTATCGCAACCCCGCACTCGTCGCGAAGATGGCGGCGACGCTGGACGTGATCTCGGAGGGCCGGCTCGAGCTCGGACTCGGTGCGGGGTGGCACGAACCCGAGTACGACGCCTACGGCTGGGAGTACCGCGACGGGTTCGAGCGGCTGATGCGCCTGGACGAGTCGATCCGACTGATGAAGCGGATGTGGGACGCCGACAGCGACGGTGCGAGCTTCGACGGCGACCACTATCAGATCGAAGACGCGTACTGCGCGCCCCAGCCGGTGCAGGATCCCCACCCGCCCATCCTCGTCGGCGGTCAGGGAGAGGAGGTGACGCTCAAGCTGGTCGCAAACCACGCGGACGTGTGGAACACGGACGTCTTCAACGGCGACGTCGAGACGCTGACCCACAAGATCGGCGTCATCGAGGAGCACTGCGAAACCGTCGGTCGGGATCCCGACGAGATCGAGTACTCCTGGGATGGCCACGTCATCTGCACGCGCGACGAGGAGCAGTTCGATCGACTGGTCGACCTGATGACGCCCATCCAGTTCGAGGAGGAGTACCAGGATCAGGCGCCGATCGAAACCGAGGCGGACGCTCGCGAGTACTTCATCATGGGGACGCCCGAGGAGTGTGCCGAGGCGATCGAACGGCGGATCGACGCCGGCGTCACGAAGTTCCAGTGCTGGTTCGTCGACTTCCCGGATACGAGCGGCATGGAGCTGTTCGCCGACGAGGTTATCCCGGAGTTCTCGTAGCGGTTCGCGGCCCGGGCTTCGCTCGGTCTCCCGCTCGGCAAAATAGTAGTGAAATCATTCAACTAGGGGCGAAAAGTGTCGGCCATATCATGAGTCGATATTTATCCGTGTTTGTGAACGGTTCGCCTGCTCCGGTGTCAACGCCGGATACCGATGCGTTCGTTTTCGGCCGGTTCGGAGAGCGACGTGTCGGACAGCACGACGAACCCATACGTAACACCGACGGCGATACGACGGCAGACGAATCGAACGCGATCGAAGAACGATCGGACGGATTACTCGATTGGCGACGAACACCGCTACCAATGGATCGCATCCGGCACTACCGGAACGTTTTTCTCGCGGCGTGCGGACGTGTCTCACATGTCGAGTACGGTTCCGGTCAAGGCGACGAAAATTTCCTTAGAGATCGTCGAGGTGCTCCGCCAACTCGACGGGGCGGGCGTTTCCGAAGTCTCGGACAGGGTCGGCAGACCGACGAGTACCGTCCACGACCACCTCCGAACGCTCGAGCAGGAGGAGTATCTCGTCAAGGAGGGCGATAAGTACTACATCAGCACGCGATTTCTCCAGCTCGGCGACCAGGCCCGGTCTCGGAAGAAGGTCTTCGAGATCGCGCGCCCGGAGGTTAACAACCTAGCCGAACGGACCGGCGAACACGCAAACCTCATGATCGAAGAGCACGGGCTCGGCGTATTTCTGTACAAGGCTCGCGGCCCCGACGCCGTCCAACTCGACACCCACGCCGGGATGCGCGTTCCGCTCCAGACGACGGCGCTCGGCAAGACGATCATGGCCTTTCGATCGCGGGCGGAAGTCGAGGCAATCCTCGATCGACACGGCCTTCCGGCGGTAACGGAGAAGACGATCTCGGACCGGAAGGAACTGTTCGACGCTCTCGATCAGGTTCGCGGGCGCGGATACGCGTACGACGACGAAGAACGGGTGAAGGGGATGCGATGCGTCGCAGCGCCGATCACCGACGACGACGGCCGCGCGATCGCGGCCGTGAGCGTCTCCGGCCCGAAGAGTCGAATGCAGGACGATCGCTTTACTAACGGGATTCCGGAGCGTATCCTGCGGTGTGCGAACGTCATCGAGGTGAATCTCACCTACTCCTGACCGTTCCGTCAAACAGAATAGTTAGGTAGGTGGAACCGATAGTCGGTACCGATGCAATTCGTTCGATATACCACCGGCGGGAGTCCCCAGTGGGGAGTCCGCCGCGACGACGAGATCGTTCCGTTAGCCGGTCTTCGAGAGGAACTATCGTACCGGCAGCTGACCGATGCCGGATTCCTGCGGGTCGTCGAAGACGCCGTCGACGCCGCGGCGGATCGGGCACGCCCCGTCGCCGAGGCGAAACTGCTCGCCCCCGTCCCTCGGCCGGGGAAGATCGTTTGCGTCGGCCTCAACTATCACGATCACGCCGAGGAACAGGACGAAGACGTGCCCGAGCGTCCGCTCCTGTTCGGGAAAGCCGGCACGGCGGTCACGAATCCCGGCGATCCCATCGTCCACCCGCCGGAACTGGAGGAGGTCGACTACGAGGTCGAACTCGGCGTCGTCATCGGCCGAACGGCCAAAGACGTGTCAGCGGCGAACGCGCGCGATTACGTTGCCGGATACACGGCGATCAACGACGTCAGCGGTCGCGACGCCCAGTTCGAGGACGAACAGTTCTTCCGCGGCAAGAGCTACGACACCTTCGCGCCGATGGGACCGACGCTCGTTCCCGACGATCGGCTCGCCCCCTCGCAACTCGACGTCGCCTGCCGCGTCAACGGCGAAACGAAACAGTCCTCGAACACGGCGGAGTTCATCTTCGGCGCCGAGGAACTCGTCGAGTACATCAGCGGGATCACGACCCTGCGTCCGGGCGACGTCATTTCGACCGGCACGCCCGGCGGCGTCGGTATCTTCCGCGAGCCGCCGGAACTGCTCGAGCCCGGCGATACGGTCGAGGTCGAAATCGAGGGGATCGGCGTGCTATCCAACCAGATCGTAGCGAAACGGGAGTAACGGTACTTCGGCGAACCGTAGTACCTCGAACTCGATGACACCACTGACCCGATCGCGGCCGGCGATCGTCGGTGGACTAGTCCGGTAACACCGGATAACGATTACGTAAGTGCCGCAAATACCGCGTGGCAACGGTAAGCGATCACCGCTAGCCGGTGCAGGCTGTGGCGACTACGTCCCAAATCATCGAAACCCAGCGCAACCTCGGAGGGGCGGGCGTCGCCGAGCTCGCGACGGAACTCGAGATGCCGGAGCACACGGCCCACGACCACTTGCGAACCCTGACCGAGGCCGAATATCTAACTGGCGAGAACGGGACCTACACGCCGGGGCTCGATTTCTCGAACTGGGTGGATTCGCACGGAGCCGAATGAAGTTGTACGGGCCGCGACCCCGGAAATCAGGAAACTCGCCGAGGAAATCGGCGAACACGCAAACTTCGAAGAACACGGAAATGGGGGGTTTCCTCAACACGTTCGAGGGGCCGGACGCGGTCACTCTCGACACACCTCAGAAAGCGGGTTCACCCGTACACTACGGCGACGGGCAAATCGATCCTCTCGTGCCTTCCGGACGCAGCGGTCGACGGGATCATCGATCGGGACGGCCTCCCGTCGGTGACCGAGAAGACGATCGCGGATCGAGACGGCCTCAAAGGCGAACTTTCGGAGATCCGTGATCGAGGGTACGCGATCGACGACGAAGAACGCGTTTCAAGAATGGGTGCGTCGCGGCGCTGATCCGTAATAACGCGGGAGAACCGCTCGGTGCTATCAGCGGTTCCGGTCCCACGAACCGGTTTACCGACGGCGTCCTCGGGAGAGAACCCTCTAAGACCGCGCTCAGCGCCGCGAACGTCATCGAAATGAATCTGACATACTCGTAGGAGTCCGGCACAACCGGACACTCGCCTTCGGCCGTCTCTGGCTACTCTCTTCCGTTCGACGATAAGTATCGTTCACCGATCGGTTCTGTTACACGCGTATGGTTGTAACACGTTCCGCGATACATGGTCTGCTCGAGCCGCTAAATCCGGCGCTGCCGGACGCGCTACCGATCGGATAGGGATGTCGCACGGTTGCTGCCGGTCTGCGTCTGACGCCGTGTCGAACTACTGATGTATGATCTACCGATCGCCCGAGAGCCGACGATTCTCGCCGTGGTTCACCGAAGTCGGTGTCTAGCGTTCTCTCGTCTGGTACGGTATTCGTCTCCGCTACCGACGGGCGGTAAAACGGTCTTTCGACGAAACGGCCGCGTCGCGATCAGATCTCCGAAACCACGTCGTGGCTCCCCGCGAGCGCCTGCGCGTCCTCCTCGAGCAGCGCCACGACGAGGTAGGGCGCGTACTCCTCGAAGTACTCGACGAGTGTGGCGATCCGTTCGGAGTCGATCGCCTCCAGCGAGTCCAGAAGCATGAACGGAACCGTCTCGTAGACGTCGTGGACGAGGTAGCCCGCGAGGGCGAACACGAGGCCCGTTACCTCGCGTTCACTCTCGCTCAGGTGATCGATCGAGTCCTCGTAGGCCGCTCCATCGGCGGTGCTGCGAACGATCTTGAGTTCGAAGGAGGACTTCGAGACGGTTCGGCGACCCTCGCGGACATCCCTGGTCGTCCGGTCGATCCAGATCCGCTCTAGGTTCTCGTAGCCGAGGATCTCGAGGAGGTTCTCCATGTGTTCGTTGAACGCGTCGACCGCGTCCGCCTCGATCCGGTCGATGCGGGTCCGCAGCTCCGTCAGCTGCTCGGTGACGTCCTCGCGTCGCCGCTTGAGGGTTTCGCGCTCGTCGAGTTCGTCCTCGATCGAGTCGATCTGGGCCTCGATCTCCTCGCGTTCGCGCTCCTTGCGCTCCAGTTTGAACTCGAGCTGATTGACCTCCTTGTGCTGTTCGAGGACGTCGCCGTAGTCCTCGGTTTCGAGCTCGTTGATCGTTTCCTCGAGCTCGTCGATCTCGTCGGTCAGCGCCTCGCGATCCTCGATCAGCTCGTCGATCCGATCGCGCCGGCGTTCGATCTCGTCGTCGATCGAGTCGAGGCGGCGGTTCGCCTGCCGGTACGCCGTGCGGTTCTCCTCGATTTCGGACAGCGCCGTCCGCTTGTCGTCGAGTTCGTCGCTCAGCCCGGACCGCTCCTCGAGGCGCTCCTGTCGGGCCGTCTGCAACTGCTCGATCGTCGTTTCGATCTGCTCGCGCGCGACCGTCGAACCGCAGGTCCAGCACGTGATCGACTCCGATTCCGCGTCGGCGAGCAACTGATCGGTCACGGGGCCGTCGCCAGTCGCTCCCGCGTCGTCGAGGAACGTCGTCGACTCCTCGAGGAGCTGTTCGTTGAACTGGATGGTGCTTTGCAGCTGCGAGATCTCCTCGTTGAGGTCCGCCTTCTCGGCTTGCAGGGTCTCGATCGCCGCCTCGAGTTTCCCGCGGTCGACATCGTCGCCCGAGGAGAGGGAGTCGAGTCGGTCCTCGACGTCGTCGCGTTCGCTCTCGAGGGCGTCGATGCTCTCGCGCTCGGTCTCGATGCGGTCCCGGACGCGTTCGAGTTCGGACCGGGTCTCGCGCAGTTCGGCGAGTTTGTCCTCGAGTTCGGACTGCTCCTCCCGGCGATCCTCGACGTCGACGTTCGTCTCCTCCAGGTCGTCCTGGGCGGCTTCGAGTTCCGACCGGAGGTCCTCGATTTCGCCGCCGATCCGCGTTCGTTTCGCCTCCAGATCGGGCAGGCGCCCTTCGAGTTCGTCCAGTTCCGCGAGCCGATCGGCGAGATCTTCCTTCTGCCGTTTGTACTGTTCGATTTCGGCTTTGATCGCGGCCGTGTCGACCGGGCGCATGATCAGTTCTTGCAGGTCGTCGCCCCGCGCCACCGCCCGACGCGCCTCGTTGGATTCGAGCAGGAACGCGAACAGGTCCGCGAGTTCCGGATCGTCGAGGTAGGGGTCGCCGTCGCTGGCGATCGTGCCGTTGCGCCGACTGAGCGTCCGTCGATACGTTTCGTCGCCGAAATCGAGCGTCGCCGCTCCCTCCTCGGCGTCGGCTTTGAGGCTCACTCGATCGCTGCCGAGCGCGGCCATGATCCCCTGTAGCAGCGAGGTTCGGTTCGTCGCGTTCCGTCCGGAGAGGACGGTGATACCCTGCTCAAACGACACCTCGGTTTCGTCGATTCCACCGATATTGGTGACGGAGAGCGTCGCTTGGTCCGGCATCGATCGTGCTTCCGATTCCAAGTTAGGTCCCATACACTGTGTTTGTAACTCCCAGTAAATAGGTATTGTTACTTTCTGTGGCAGGGGTGTTACCTTCGAGACCGCTCGTTCGATCGGCTAGTATTCGCGAGAACAGTCGCAGCCCCGCTCTTCGAGGAGGTCTCGGACCGTATACTGCTGCTGGCACTCCGTACAGGTCACCGTCACCGAGACCAGCACGTCGAACTCGTTGATGTCGATCACGTCGTTGCGGTCGAGTTGCGCGATCGTGTCCTCCGTGACCGCCGCGGTTCGGTTCTGCAGCGCGCCCAGTTTCTCCTCGCTCCGATCGAGCCGTTCCTCGTCGTCCGGCTCCTCGAGGGACGCGTCGAGACAGTTCGTCAGGTGATTGTAGACGGTCTGGTGGGAGATAAAATCCGACTCGACGTCGTCGATCGGAACGCCGTCGCGCTCGAGTTCATTCCGAGTCTGGATTCGCGTCCCGCTGGTGACGTCGTCGTCAGTGAGGAGCCGGTACGTGTTCTCGACTTCGCCGTCCCTGACGGCCACGCCGGCGTCTTCGAGGGCGGCCTCGAGGACTCGCTGGTTCACGTGCGTCGCGAGTTCGCGCGTGCTGTACTGCTCTTCGCCGGTTCCGGTCCAGTACGCGACGAGGTCGTCGTCGAGCCCCGAAAGGCCGTACTTCGTCGCGACCCTGCCGGCTTTACAGCCGCACGAGTCGTCCAATTCTCTGGGAGAGGTGGATTCAGTCACTACCGCTAGTTGGGCGCCGACTCCAAAAAACGTTCTGGATCGTGCGGGCGTTTACACGGGTATGTTTGTAAGAAACACGGTCCGATCGGCGATCGTTTTCCGCTCGTTTCGACGCCAGTAGCTGCACCGAATCAGATGATAATAACAACTACATATTTTCGAATCCACCAGATAATAGTCACGTTTCGAAAATCCAAATTTCGAGTGCTCGAACGAGCAAATCCGGCAGCGACGTCCGATCGCCGTCCCTGGTCGAATGAGATCCATCGTTCATCGGAGGGTGGGAACCAGTCCGGTGAGCACTGTGAAACGGAACCGTCACGGCTATTTGTCCGGAGCTGGCGTTTGAACACGGCGATCGGAAGTTCGACGGTTAATCGAATACGACCGAATCAGTAGCCGTAATTCGGATGCTCGTTCGACGGCGGTTTCCACCGCCGGGACGTTCAGGGAAATTCGATACGGGCGCCGAACCGAAGATTCTGAGTACATGACGGATTCTAGTACGTATATTAAAAAATATGAAAACGATCGGTGTCCCGCGGCCCGACGAACTGCCGACCGGGCGTTCTCGTCTCTCCGTTGAAACGGGGCTCGAGTTTATCAGTGATGGCGCGGCCAGCGGGGGTATGGCAGCGAACAACCTACTGTCGCGACGACGCGTCGTTCGAACGGTCGGATCGCTCGCCGGCGCGACGGTCATCACTTCGATCGACGCGAGCGCTCGCTCCCGCGTCGACGACGAACCGACTGACGCGGATCAGTACGTCGCGGTCGTCGATCGGATCGTCGACGACAGACACGTCGTCCTCCTCCTGGAGGAGGATGGCGAGGTCGTCGATCAACACGTCGAACCGGCGTCCGAGATGGACGACGTCGAAGAGGGTGATATCCTCTGTGTCGTCATCAAAGACGACGACCTGCTCGCGTACCAACACCTTTCGGAGCGGCCGGGCGACTCCGCAGACCCCGACTCGAGCGTCCCACCCTGACGGTTCGACCACACGCTTCCGACGCCGATCCGGCCAGCCCGCGGCTCAATCGATCGGAATCCGCGTCACCGCTCGGCTGGGGGTTCTGATCGGTACGGCCGGCGTTCGATCGGGGACCCCCTCGTCGAGGTCGGAGAGGGCGCGCCGAATCCCGTTGTGGTGTCCCGCACCGATCACCGCGACGACGTCGTACCCGTCCGCGCGCAGCCGGCGGAGGCGAGCCGCCATCGATCGATCCCGCCGATCGATCAGCACCTCCGCGACTTCGGGGAGCAATTGCCGTAGCTGGTCGATCACCGGCTGGACATCGTCGCCGTCGGTGACCTCCGAGAACGGGGTCGTCATCACCTCGAACTGCCTAGCGTAGTCCGCCGGTCCCCTCGTCTGGGCCCGGATCAGCAGCTTCGGTAGCGTCTCCAGTCCGACGCGTCGAGAGAGCGCCTCGAGGGTGTCCGGTATCGGATCGTCGATGAGCGCGACGTCGAGGTCCAGTTCGGCGGCGGTCTCGATCGCCGTCTCCATGTCGGTTTTCGTCGGGTCGAGGCCGTACAGACGCACGACCGTCCGCTGGAGCGCCTGAAGCGTCGCGTACGCGGCCGCGGTCGGCGGCGGAAGTTCTCGGGCGAGGTCGAACGGAGACCCCCGCTGCTCCCGATCGAGCCGTTCGAAGCGACGCTCGTCGAGTTCGACGGCCACGAGATCGGGGTCGACGTCGCGGATGGTCTCGCGGACGCGGCGGCGGTGGGTCGGCGAGAAGTGGACGCTCGGGACGAACGTGATCGAGCCGGTGTCGGTCATTCGATCGGTTCTCCGACGGCCACGACCATGAAGCTACCAGCCGTCGATCGCGGGCGGCGACTCGCGTTCGGCCGAACGCGGGCGTTGTGGCCGATCGCGCGTCCGTCGACCGCTTGCAACTGACAGCCGCATCCGCTTTTGGTTCGGCCGCGAGGCGTTCGTATGGCAACAGAAGACGAGACGTGGCTCGGGCTCCGCGAGGACGCGAAACCGCTCGTGATCGCCGGGATCGTACTCGGAATCGGCCTAGGCGGCTTTTTCGACGGCATCGTCCTCCACCAGCTCCTACAGTGGCATCACATGCTGTCGGCGCAGACCGAGCCGACGACCGTCGCGAACCTGCGATTGAACGTGCTCGCCGACGGTCTCTTCCACGCCGCAACCTACCTCTGTACGATCGCCGGCATCGCG
It includes:
- a CDS encoding TraB domain-containing protein, coding for MTDTGSITFVPSVHFSPTHRRRVRETIRDVDPDLVAVELDERRFERLDREQRGSPFDLARELPPPTAAAYATLQALQRTVVRLYGLDPTKTDMETAIETAAELDLDVALIDDPIPDTLEALSRRVGLETLPKLLIRAQTRGPADYARQFEVMTTPFSEVTDGDDVQPVIDQLRQLLPEVAEVLIDRRDRSMAARLRRLRADGYDVVAVIGAGHHNGIRRALSDLDEGVPDRTPAVPIRTPSRAVTRIPID
- a CDS encoding IclR family transcriptional regulator, with protein sequence MSSTVPVKATKISLEIVEVLRQLDGAGVSEVSDRVGRPTSTVHDHLRTLEQEEYLVKEGDKYYISTRFLQLGDQARSRKKVFEIARPEVNNLAERTGEHANLMIEEHGLGVFLYKARGPDAVQLDTHAGMRVPLQTTALGKTIMAFRSRAEVEAILDRHGLPAVTEKTISDRKELFDALDQVRGRGYAYDDEERVKGMRCVAAPITDDDGRAIAAVSVSGPKSRMQDDRFTNGIPERILRCANVIEVNLTYS
- a CDS encoding TIGR03560 family F420-dependent LLM class oxidoreductase, which gives rise to MPEISFEYNIPVFAGAPDPGDDEPVHRDTPAYEALDWETTRAGIEKAEELGFDAVWAPDHLMLGRDYAEYECWTLLSAIAGFTDDINVGSLVLCNDYRNPALVAKMAATLDVISEGRLELGLGAGWHEPEYDAYGWEYRDGFERLMRLDESIRLMKRMWDADSDGASFDGDHYQIEDAYCAPQPVQDPHPPILVGGQGEEVTLKLVANHADVWNTDVFNGDVETLTHKIGVIEEHCETVGRDPDEIEYSWDGHVICTRDEEQFDRLVDLMTPIQFEEEYQDQAPIETEADAREYFIMGTPEECAEAIERRIDAGVTKFQCWFVDFPDTSGMELFADEVIPEFS
- a CDS encoding fumarylacetoacetate hydrolase family protein, encoding MQFVRYTTGGSPQWGVRRDDEIVPLAGLREELSYRQLTDAGFLRVVEDAVDAAADRARPVAEAKLLAPVPRPGKIVCVGLNYHDHAEEQDEDVPERPLLFGKAGTAVTNPGDPIVHPPELEEVDYEVELGVVIGRTAKDVSAANARDYVAGYTAINDVSGRDAQFEDEQFFRGKSYDTFAPMGPTLVPDDRLAPSQLDVACRVNGETKQSSNTAEFIFGAEELVEYISGITTLRPGDVISTGTPGGVGIFREPPELLEPGDTVEVEIEGIGVLSNQIVAKRE
- a CDS encoding archaea-specific SMC-related protein — encoded protein: MGPNLESEARSMPDQATLSVTNIGGIDETEVSFEQGITVLSGRNATNRTSLLQGIMAALGSDRVSLKADAEEGAATLDFGDETYRRTLSRRNGTIASDGDPYLDDPELADLFAFLLESNEARRAVARGDDLQELIMRPVDTAAIKAEIEQYKRQKEDLADRLAELDELEGRLPDLEAKRTRIGGEIEDLRSELEAAQDDLEETNVDVEDRREEQSELEDKLAELRETRSELERVRDRIETERESIDALESERDDVEDRLDSLSSGDDVDRGKLEAAIETLQAEKADLNEEISQLQSTIQFNEQLLEESTTFLDDAGATGDGPVTDQLLADAESESITCWTCGSTVAREQIETTIEQLQTARQERLEERSGLSDELDDKRTALSEIEENRTAYRQANRRLDSIDDEIERRRDRIDELIEDREALTDEIDELEETINELETEDYGDVLEQHKEVNQLEFKLERKEREREEIEAQIDSIEDELDERETLKRRREDVTEQLTELRTRIDRIEADAVDAFNEHMENLLEILGYENLERIWIDRTTRDVREGRRTVSKSSFELKIVRSTADGAAYEDSIDHLSESEREVTGLVFALAGYLVHDVYETVPFMLLDSLEAIDSERIATLVEYFEEYAPYLVVALLEEDAQALAGSHDVVSEI
- a CDS encoding IclR family transcriptional regulator C-terminal domain-containing protein; this encodes MLSCLPDAAVDGIIDRDGLPSVTEKTIADRDGLKGELSEIRDRGYAIDDEERVSRMGASRR
- a CDS encoding helix-turn-helix domain-containing protein; this encodes MATTSQIIETQRNLGGAGVAELATELEMPEHTAHDHLRTLTEAEYLTGENGTYTPGLDFSNWVDSHGAE
- the rdfA gene encoding rod-determining factor RdfA; protein product: MTESTSPRELDDSCGCKAGRVATKYGLSGLDDDLVAYWTGTGEEQYSTRELATHVNQRVLEAALEDAGVAVRDGEVENTYRLLTDDDVTSGTRIQTRNELERDGVPIDDVESDFISHQTVYNHLTNCLDASLEEPDDEERLDRSEEKLGALQNRTAAVTEDTIAQLDRNDVIDINEFDVLVSVTVTCTECQQQYTVRDLLEERGCDCSREY
- a CDS encoding enolase C-terminal domain-like protein, whose protein sequence is MEITNISATKVSTESWGEFVEFPLVTVMSKYDEYNNADGDNPQARRKWMGPVGDVVVEVETDAGITGVGHGNWATGAIATIVDETLSKLVVGEDPREREKLWDMMYRATIPFGRKGAAIEAISAVDLALWDIAGKEADKPVYELLGGPVDDEIPCYASNLHPVDHDTLAEEAIDYAEKGFDAMKLRFRYGPEAGRKGMEENERIVRTVRDAVGDELEIAGDAYMGWSVKYAKRMVERLEPYDMAWVEEPVIPDDIDGYAEVREAAPMPISGGEHEFTRWGHKELLEREAVDILQPDVHRCGGLTELLKIDAMASAHDVPVIPHTGTNPHLHFIAASTNSPMAEYFPIPEWYRERQAEQDKDSTYADAIYQNPPNAENGTLQLPEGVGLSAELNQDALDHFAVE